A genomic window from Cupriavidus basilensis includes:
- the guaD gene encoding guanine deaminase — MTTTPPTQSITRAIRGRVLHFLRDPQFHDDAYQYWEDGVLIVTAGHVAAVGSHADLADQIPAGAEVIDRRGKLIMPGFIDTHVHYPQTDIIASPSPGLLHWLETYTFPEERRFAEPEYAAAVAGFFADELLRNGTTSAVAWSTVHTASADALFAEADRRNLRLVTGKVMMDRNCPEFLRDTAESGARDSADLISRWHGKNRLSYAITPRFAPTSSEAQLQACGELAKACPDAFIQTHVAENRDEVKWVAELFPQARSYLDIYDHYGLLRPGALYGHAIYLDQDDRKRLADSGAAVAHCPTSNLFLGSGFYDFHQSDAHRLNVTLATDVGGGTSFSMLRTMNAAHKVARMGGYHLSALRMFYLATRAAADALGWSERVGSFTPGCEADFIVLDPQATPLIARRSERSETLEEQLFAFAMLGDDRVIGEVYVMGEPASAPAWAAH; from the coding sequence ATGACGACCACGCCCCCCACCCAGTCCATCACCCGCGCCATCCGTGGCCGCGTGCTGCACTTCCTGCGCGACCCCCAGTTTCATGACGACGCGTATCAGTATTGGGAAGACGGGGTGCTGATCGTCACCGCCGGGCACGTCGCCGCGGTCGGCAGCCATGCCGACCTGGCCGACCAGATCCCGGCGGGCGCCGAAGTGATCGACCGCCGCGGCAAGCTGATCATGCCGGGCTTTATCGACACGCACGTGCATTACCCGCAGACCGACATCATCGCCTCGCCATCGCCCGGCCTGCTGCACTGGCTGGAGACCTATACCTTCCCCGAGGAGCGCCGCTTCGCCGAGCCGGAATACGCGGCGGCGGTGGCTGGCTTCTTCGCCGACGAGTTGTTGCGCAACGGCACCACCAGCGCCGTGGCGTGGAGCACCGTGCACACGGCCTCGGCCGACGCGCTGTTTGCCGAAGCCGACCGCCGCAACCTGCGCCTGGTCACCGGCAAGGTGATGATGGACCGCAACTGCCCCGAATTCCTGCGCGACACCGCCGAGTCCGGCGCGCGCGATTCGGCCGACCTGATCTCGCGCTGGCACGGCAAGAACCGCCTGTCGTACGCCATTACGCCGCGCTTCGCGCCCACCTCCAGCGAGGCGCAGCTGCAAGCCTGCGGCGAGCTGGCCAAGGCCTGCCCGGACGCCTTCATCCAGACCCACGTGGCGGAAAACCGCGACGAAGTGAAATGGGTGGCCGAGCTGTTCCCGCAAGCGCGCAGCTACCTGGACATCTACGATCACTACGGCCTGCTGCGCCCGGGCGCGCTGTACGGCCACGCCATCTACCTCGACCAGGATGACCGCAAGCGGCTGGCCGACAGCGGCGCGGCGGTGGCGCACTGCCCCACCTCCAACCTGTTCCTGGGCAGCGGCTTCTATGACTTCCACCAGTCGGATGCGCACCGCCTCAACGTGACGCTGGCCACCGACGTGGGCGGGGGCACTTCGTTCTCGATGCTGCGCACCATGAACGCCGCCCACAAGGTGGCGCGCATGGGCGGCTACCACCTGAGCGCGCTGCGCATGTTCTACCTGGCCACCCGCGCCGCCGCCGATGCACTGGGCTGGAGCGAGCGCGTGGGCAGCTTCACACCCGGCTGCGAGGCCGACTTCATCGTGCTCGACCCGCAGGCCACGCCGCTGATCGCGCGCCGCAGCGAGCGCTCGGAAACGCTGGAAGAACAGTTGTTCGCCTTCGCCATGCTGGGTGACGACCGCGTCATCGGCGAGGTGTATGTGATGGGCGAGCCGGCGAGCGCGCCGGCCTGGGCAGCGCACTAA
- a CDS encoding adenosine deaminase, producing MTLDAALADRIRQTPKAELHVHIEGTLEPELIFRLAQHNKVKLPYASVEALREAYAFTDLQSFLDIYYAGASVLLTEDDFFDMTMAYVQRAVADNVRHAEIFFDPQTHTERGVPIHVVIDGISDALAQARTQYDFSSSLILCFLRHLSEEDAFATLEAALPYRDRFVGIGLDSSEQGNPPEKFARVFARARELGLHLVAHAGEEGPAQYVTDALDILKVERIDHGVRAIDDPALVERLARERVALTVCPLSNQKLKVYPDLRDHSLHRLLEAGVLVTLHSDDPAYFGGYMNANWEAAFEALPLTAADGHKLARNSFEASFLPASQKTAFLAEVDHFWQSPLPAAASTA from the coding sequence ATGACGCTCGATGCCGCGCTCGCAGACCGTATCCGCCAGACGCCCAAGGCGGAACTGCACGTCCACATTGAAGGCACGCTCGAGCCTGAGCTGATCTTCCGGCTGGCCCAGCACAACAAGGTCAAGTTACCGTACGCCAGCGTGGAAGCCCTGCGCGAGGCCTACGCCTTCACCGACCTGCAATCCTTCCTCGACATCTATTACGCCGGCGCCAGCGTGCTGCTGACCGAGGACGATTTCTTCGACATGACGATGGCCTACGTGCAGCGTGCCGTCGCCGACAACGTGCGCCACGCCGAGATCTTCTTCGACCCGCAGACCCATACCGAGCGCGGCGTGCCGATCCATGTGGTGATCGACGGCATTTCCGACGCGCTCGCCCAGGCCCGCACGCAGTACGACTTCTCGAGCAGCCTGATCCTCTGCTTCCTGCGCCACCTCTCCGAGGAAGACGCCTTCGCCACGCTGGAAGCCGCGCTGCCTTACCGCGACCGCTTCGTCGGCATCGGGCTGGACTCTTCCGAGCAGGGCAACCCGCCGGAGAAGTTCGCCCGCGTCTTTGCCCGCGCCCGCGAGCTCGGCCTGCACCTGGTGGCGCATGCCGGCGAGGAAGGCCCGGCGCAATACGTGACCGACGCGCTCGACATCCTCAAGGTGGAGCGCATCGATCACGGCGTGCGCGCCATCGACGACCCGGCACTGGTTGAGCGGCTGGCCCGCGAGCGCGTGGCGCTCACGGTATGCCCGCTGTCCAACCAGAAGCTCAAGGTCTACCCGGACCTGCGCGACCATTCCCTGCACCGCCTGCTGGAAGCGGGCGTGCTGGTCACGCTGCACTCGGACGACCCCGCCTATTTCGGCGGCTATATGAACGCGAACTGGGAAGCCGCTTTCGAAGCCTTGCCGCTGACCGCGGCCGATGGCCACAAGCTGGCGCGCAACAGTTTCGAGGCGTCGTTCCTGCCCGCCTCGCAAAAGACTGCCTTCCTCGCTGAAGTCGACCACTTCTGGCAATCCCCCCTGCCCGCCGCGGCCTCCACGGCCTGA
- the xdhC gene encoding xanthine dehydrogenase accessory protein XdhC, translated as MQDAPLKPLRFADATRWVRAGVPVAMVTIAEVKGSAPREAGVRMLVTANELAGTIGGGHLEWRGMEIARAMLAERGATRQIVRIPLGPALGQCCGGVVLLAFEVLGEADLPWLDAVQAAFGAGRALMRTVPRIGAVRHAAAPALLPSVALQADGDWTDTLVPDELHVVLFGAGHVGHALVKVLANLPCQVHWVDERDTLFPAGLPDNVTPEASDTPEAVVDHAPAGSYFLVMTHSHALDQTLCERILRRDDFAYFGLIGSKTKRARFEHRMAEHGIDPSRFAEMTCPMGVPGITDKAPAMIAVAIVAQLLQVRDQRLAHLGALSASRSGKATSTTQTKTAKGTP; from the coding sequence ATGCAGGACGCACCCCTCAAACCCTTGCGCTTCGCCGACGCCACCCGCTGGGTGCGCGCGGGCGTGCCGGTGGCGATGGTCACCATCGCCGAGGTGAAAGGCTCCGCGCCGCGCGAGGCGGGCGTGCGCATGCTGGTGACCGCCAACGAACTGGCCGGGACCATCGGCGGCGGCCATCTCGAATGGCGCGGCATGGAGATCGCCCGCGCCATGCTGGCCGAGCGCGGCGCGACGCGGCAGATCGTGCGCATCCCGCTGGGCCCGGCGCTGGGGCAATGCTGCGGCGGCGTGGTGCTGCTCGCTTTCGAGGTGTTGGGTGAAGCCGACCTGCCGTGGCTGGACGCGGTGCAGGCCGCGTTCGGAGCCGGACGCGCGCTGATGCGCACGGTGCCACGCATCGGCGCGGTGCGACACGCCGCGGCGCCGGCGCTGCTGCCCTCGGTGGCCTTGCAGGCGGACGGCGACTGGACCGATACCCTGGTGCCGGACGAGTTGCACGTGGTGCTGTTCGGCGCCGGCCATGTGGGCCATGCGCTGGTCAAGGTGCTGGCCAACCTGCCGTGCCAGGTGCACTGGGTGGATGAGCGCGACACCTTGTTCCCCGCCGGCCTGCCCGACAACGTCACCCCGGAAGCCAGCGACACCCCCGAAGCCGTGGTGGACCATGCGCCGGCCGGCAGCTACTTCCTGGTGATGACGCACAGCCACGCGCTGGACCAGACGCTGTGCGAGCGCATCCTGCGGCGCGACGACTTCGCCTACTTCGGCCTGATCGGCTCCAAGACCAAGCGCGCGCGCTTCGAGCACCGCATGGCGGAGCACGGGATTGACCCTTCCCGCTTTGCGGAAATGACGTGCCCGATGGGCGTGCCCGGCATCACGGACAAGGCTCCGGCTATGATTGCGGTTGCCATCGTCGCCCAGCTGTTGCAGGTTCGCGACCAGCGCCTCGCCCATCTGGGCGCGCTGAGCGCCAGCCGCAGCGGCAAAGCGACGAGCACGACGCAAACCAAGACCGCAAAAGGAACCCCATGA
- the xdhB gene encoding xanthine dehydrogenase molybdopterin binding subunit, translating to MNKQTEPFLLDAASEARTAISTPQVGVSRPHESAHLHVAGTATYTDDIPELAGTLHAALGMSTRAHARIRSISLDKVRAAPGVVAVLSAEDIPAANECGPIIHDDPILANGLVQFIGQPIFVVVATSHDAARRAARLGTIEYEDLAPVLSPEAAHQAGSYVLPPMHLTRGEPASHIAAAVHRDKGNIRLGGQEQFYLEGQIAYAAPKENDGMHVWCSTQHPTEMQHAVAHMLGWHAHQVLVECRRMGGGFGGKESQSAMFACCAALAAWKLLCPVKLRPDRDDDMMITGKRHDFVFDYEVGHDADGRLDGVSVEMVSRAGFSADLSGPVMTRAICHFDNAYWLPNVQIDGYCGKTNTQSNTAFRGFGGPQGAFAMEYILDNVARTVGRDALDVRRANLYGKTERNVTPYGQTVEDNVIHELLDELEATSAYRARREATRAFNATSPVLKKGIAITPVKFGISFNVAHFNQAGALVHVYNDGSVLVNHGGTEMGQGLNTKVAMVVAHELGIRLERVRVTATDTSKVANTSATAASTGTDLNGKAAQDAARQIRERLAAFAARQAGVDADSVQFGDDLVVAGELRLDFSDLARQAYVARVQLWSDGFYTTPKLYWDQSKLQGRPFYYFAYGAACSEVLVDTLTGEWRLLRADVLHDAGRSLNPAIDIGQVEGGFIQGMGWLTTEELWWNKDGKLMTHAPSTYKIPTVNDCPEDFYVRLFENDNAEDSIHRSKAVGEPPLLLPFSVFFAIRDAVASVADYKVNPPLVAPATSEAILDAVDAVRVVRVV from the coding sequence ATGAACAAGCAAACCGAACCCTTCCTGCTCGACGCCGCGAGCGAAGCCAGGACCGCCATTTCGACGCCGCAAGTGGGTGTCTCGCGCCCGCACGAATCGGCCCACCTGCACGTGGCCGGCACGGCCACCTACACCGACGACATCCCCGAACTGGCAGGCACGCTGCATGCCGCGCTCGGCATGAGCACGCGCGCCCATGCCCGCATCAGGTCGATCTCGCTCGACAAGGTGCGCGCCGCGCCGGGCGTGGTGGCGGTGCTGAGCGCCGAGGACATTCCCGCTGCCAACGAATGCGGCCCGATCATCCACGACGACCCGATCCTGGCCAACGGCCTGGTCCAGTTCATCGGCCAGCCGATCTTCGTGGTGGTGGCCACCTCGCACGATGCCGCGCGCCGCGCCGCCCGCCTGGGCACGATCGAGTATGAAGACCTGGCGCCCGTGCTGTCGCCCGAGGCGGCACACCAGGCCGGCAGCTATGTGCTGCCGCCGATGCACCTCACGCGCGGCGAGCCGGCCAGCCATATCGCCGCCGCCGTGCATCGGGACAAGGGCAACATCCGCCTGGGCGGCCAGGAGCAGTTCTACCTGGAAGGCCAGATCGCCTACGCCGCGCCCAAGGAAAACGACGGCATGCATGTGTGGTGCTCGACCCAGCATCCCACCGAAATGCAGCATGCGGTGGCGCATATGCTGGGCTGGCACGCGCACCAGGTGCTGGTGGAGTGCCGCCGCATGGGCGGCGGCTTCGGCGGCAAGGAATCGCAATCGGCCATGTTCGCCTGCTGCGCCGCGCTGGCTGCCTGGAAACTGCTGTGCCCGGTCAAGCTGCGTCCGGACCGCGATGACGACATGATGATCACCGGCAAGCGCCACGACTTCGTCTTCGACTACGAAGTCGGCCACGATGCCGACGGCCGCCTCGACGGCGTGTCGGTGGAGATGGTTTCGCGCGCCGGCTTCTCGGCCGACCTGTCCGGCCCGGTGATGACCCGCGCCATCTGCCACTTCGACAACGCCTACTGGCTGCCGAACGTGCAGATCGACGGTTACTGCGGCAAGACCAACACGCAGAGCAATACCGCATTTCGCGGCTTTGGCGGCCCGCAGGGTGCCTTTGCCATGGAGTACATCCTCGACAACGTGGCACGCACCGTGGGCCGCGATGCGCTCGACGTGCGCCGTGCCAACCTGTACGGCAAGACCGAGCGCAACGTCACGCCTTACGGCCAGACCGTGGAAGACAACGTCATCCACGAACTGCTCGACGAACTCGAAGCGACCAGCGCCTACCGCGCGCGCCGCGAGGCCACGCGCGCGTTCAACGCCACCAGCCCGGTGCTGAAGAAGGGCATCGCCATCACCCCGGTGAAGTTCGGTATTTCCTTCAACGTGGCCCACTTCAACCAGGCCGGCGCGCTGGTGCACGTGTACAACGACGGCTCGGTGCTGGTGAACCACGGCGGCACCGAGATGGGCCAGGGCCTGAACACCAAGGTGGCGATGGTGGTGGCACATGAGCTTGGCATCCGGCTCGAACGCGTGCGCGTGACCGCGACCGATACCAGCAAGGTGGCCAACACCTCGGCCACGGCCGCCTCCACCGGCACCGACCTGAACGGCAAGGCCGCGCAGGACGCCGCGCGGCAGATCCGCGAGCGGCTGGCGGCGTTTGCCGCGCGCCAGGCCGGCGTGGACGCGGACAGCGTGCAGTTCGGCGACGACCTGGTGGTAGCCGGCGAACTCCGCCTGGACTTCAGCGACCTGGCACGGCAAGCCTACGTGGCACGGGTGCAGTTGTGGTCCGATGGCTTCTACACCACGCCCAAGCTGTACTGGGACCAGTCCAAGCTGCAAGGGCGGCCGTTCTATTACTTCGCCTATGGCGCGGCGTGCTCGGAAGTGCTGGTGGACACGCTCACCGGCGAATGGCGCCTGCTGCGCGCCGACGTGCTGCACGACGCCGGCCGCTCGCTCAACCCGGCCATCGACATCGGCCAGGTCGAAGGTGGGTTCATCCAGGGCATGGGCTGGCTGACCACCGAGGAACTGTGGTGGAACAAGGACGGCAAGCTGATGACGCATGCGCCCTCGACCTACAAGATCCCGACCGTCAACGACTGCCCGGAAGACTTCTACGTGCGGCTGTTCGAGAACGACAATGCGGAAGACAGCATCCATCGGTCCAAGGCCGTGGGCGAGCCGCCGCTGCTGCTGCCGTTCTCGGTGTTCTTCGCGATCCGCGACGCGGTGGCCAGCGTCGCGGACTACAAGGTGAACCCGCCGCTGGTGGCGCCCGCGACCAGCGAGGCAATCCTGGATGCGGTGGACGCGGTGCGGGTGGTGCGGGTGGTGTAG
- the xdhA gene encoding xanthine dehydrogenase small subunit encodes METQTIRFYHRGKVTEVANAPVTRTVLQYLREDARCTGTKEGCAEGDCGACTVVLGELGENGQVEFKAVNACIQFLPTLDGRALITVEDLRQADGALHPVQQAMVECHGSQCGFCTPGFVMSLWALYQQKSEDAGTGRAPAREAICDALTGNLCRCTGYRPIIEAGQRMMALPAPQASKLDPRQIADTLRALRRDDTFHYSAAGQHFYAPRTASAFAAIKAAEPGVRILAGSTDVGLWVTKQFRELGNLLYVGQVADLNGIREIDGALEIGAAVSLERAYAALNGVHPELEELWKRFASLPIRNAGTLGGNIANGSPIGDSMPALIALGTEVVLQRGDVRRTLALEDLYLAYQKTAMAEGEFVAALRVPLAGPEHFRTYKLSKRFDEDISAVCAAFALTLENGVIRDARVAFGGMAATPKRGALTQAALIGQPWTEATARAAMSALAQDFTPLSDMRATAAYRSRGAANLLYRFWLETRADALPAAAVNVRAIGAGAATTTATA; translated from the coding sequence ATGGAGACGCAAACCATCCGCTTTTACCACCGGGGCAAGGTCACGGAGGTCGCAAACGCCCCCGTTACCCGCACCGTGCTGCAATACCTGCGCGAGGACGCGCGCTGCACGGGCACCAAGGAGGGCTGCGCCGAAGGCGATTGCGGGGCATGCACCGTGGTGCTGGGCGAGCTGGGCGAAAACGGCCAGGTCGAGTTCAAGGCGGTCAATGCCTGCATCCAGTTCCTGCCCACGCTGGACGGCCGCGCGCTGATCACCGTGGAAGACCTGCGCCAGGCCGACGGCGCGCTGCACCCGGTGCAGCAGGCGATGGTGGAGTGCCATGGCTCCCAGTGCGGCTTCTGCACCCCCGGCTTTGTGATGTCGCTGTGGGCGCTGTACCAGCAGAAATCCGAGGACGCCGGCACCGGCCGCGCCCCGGCGCGCGAGGCCATCTGCGACGCCCTGACCGGCAACCTGTGCCGCTGCACCGGCTACCGCCCCATCATCGAGGCCGGCCAGCGCATGATGGCGCTGCCGGCGCCGCAGGCCAGCAAGCTGGACCCGCGCCAGATCGCCGACACGCTGCGCGCGCTGCGGCGCGACGACACCTTCCACTACAGCGCCGCAGGCCAGCACTTCTACGCGCCCCGCACCGCCTCGGCGTTTGCCGCCATCAAGGCGGCCGAGCCCGGCGTGCGCATCCTGGCCGGCAGCACCGACGTGGGGCTGTGGGTGACCAAGCAGTTCCGCGAACTGGGCAACCTGCTGTACGTGGGCCAGGTGGCTGACCTGAACGGCATCCGCGAAATCGATGGCGCCCTGGAAATCGGCGCGGCAGTCTCGCTGGAGCGCGCCTACGCCGCGCTGAACGGCGTCCATCCCGAGCTGGAGGAATTGTGGAAGCGTTTCGCCTCCCTGCCGATCCGCAATGCCGGCACGCTGGGCGGCAATATCGCCAACGGCTCGCCGATCGGCGACTCCATGCCCGCGCTGATCGCGCTTGGCACCGAAGTGGTGCTGCAACGCGGCGACGTGCGCCGCACCCTGGCGCTGGAAGACCTCTACCTGGCTTACCAGAAGACCGCCATGGCCGAAGGCGAGTTCGTCGCGGCGCTGCGCGTGCCGCTGGCCGGGCCGGAGCACTTCCGTACCTACAAGCTGTCAAAACGCTTTGACGAAGACATTTCCGCTGTCTGCGCGGCCTTTGCGCTGACGCTGGAAAACGGCGTGATCCGCGATGCGCGCGTGGCCTTCGGCGGCATGGCTGCCACGCCCAAGCGCGGGGCACTGACGCAAGCCGCGCTGATCGGCCAGCCCTGGACCGAAGCCACCGCCCGCGCCGCCATGAGCGCGCTGGCGCAGGACTTCACGCCGTTGTCCGATATGCGCGCCACCGCCGCGTACCGCAGCCGCGGCGCCGCCAACCTGCTGTACCGCTTCTGGCTGGAAACGCGCGCCGACGCGCTGCCCGCGGCCGCCGTCAATGTCCGCGCCATCGGTGCGGGCGCGGCCACCACCACCGCTACCGCGTAA
- a CDS encoding LysR substrate-binding domain-containing protein — MHGRDHLDTYLLRVLHTLLTEQSVTRTAVRLGQSQPAISNTLKRLREITGDAILVRGKSGMVPTERGRELLQLAEQSLAAMDRIARPPQHFDPATTTRTFHLGAPDYLDAFFLPNIVERVRRLAPGAKLFVHPMTSSSDFLDSLEQGQLDIVVGNWLSPPEHLHISPLFDDEVVCMLGAQHPLARKGLTLKHYLEMPHLAPAPYASMQRSMIDQALAEQGYKRNIQVTLPYFGLVPYVLMKTDMVFTTGRQFAAHYAQYLPLKMVPSPVAFPRMRFYQLWHERCHAAPDVMWMRRMIAEVAGELPVLPQLVREG, encoded by the coding sequence ATGCACGGACGCGACCATCTCGACACCTATTTGCTGCGGGTGCTGCACACTCTGCTCACCGAGCAGAGCGTGACCCGCACCGCGGTCCGCCTCGGCCAGTCGCAGCCTGCCATCAGCAATACGCTCAAGCGGCTAAGGGAAATCACGGGGGATGCCATCCTGGTGCGCGGCAAGAGCGGCATGGTGCCGACCGAGCGCGGCCGCGAGCTGCTGCAACTGGCCGAACAGAGCCTGGCGGCCATGGACCGCATCGCCCGGCCACCGCAGCATTTCGACCCGGCCACCACTACCCGTACCTTCCACCTGGGCGCGCCGGACTACCTGGACGCCTTCTTCCTGCCCAATATCGTCGAGCGCGTGCGCCGGCTGGCGCCCGGCGCCAAGCTGTTCGTGCACCCGATGACGTCATCGAGCGACTTCCTCGACAGCCTGGAGCAAGGGCAGCTCGACATCGTGGTCGGCAACTGGCTGTCGCCACCGGAGCATCTGCATATTTCGCCGCTGTTCGACGATGAGGTGGTGTGCATGCTGGGAGCGCAGCATCCGCTGGCGCGCAAGGGGCTGACCCTCAAGCACTACCTGGAGATGCCGCACCTGGCGCCGGCGCCTTATGCCTCGATGCAGCGCAGCATGATCGACCAGGCGCTGGCCGAACAGGGATACAAGCGCAATATCCAGGTCACGCTGCCGTATTTCGGGCTGGTGCCGTATGTGTTGATGAAGACCGATATGGTGTTCACCACGGGGCGGCAGTTTGCCGCGCATTATGCGCAGTACCTGCCGCTGAAGATGGTGCCTTCGCCGGTGGCGTTTCCGCGGATGCGGTTTTATCAGCTGTGGCATGAGCGGTGCCATGCCGCGCCGGATGTGATGTGGATGCGCAGGATGATTGCGGAGGTAGCGGGGGAGTTGCCGGTTTTGCCGCAGCTGGTGAGGGAGGGGTAA
- a CDS encoding substrate-binding domain-containing protein, producing MAGATIATSAFAGELKLATTTSTENSGLLKFLLPRFEQKSGVTVKVIAVGSGKAMKMGEMGDVDVLLVHARKMEDEFVAAGYGVNRRDVMYNDFIVVGPASDPARLKGGKDVLAGFRKIAAGSTKFISRGDNSGTDVMEKDYWKQAGIEPKGQPWYVNAGLGMGEVLTMAAQMPGYTLSDRATYGAYRAKTGLAILLEGDPRMFNPYGVIAVNPAKHPDANYVDAMKLVEWITSRDGQDTIAAYKVEGEQLFFPSYRGK from the coding sequence ATGGCCGGCGCCACCATCGCCACCAGCGCCTTCGCCGGCGAACTCAAGCTGGCCACCACCACCAGCACGGAGAACTCCGGCCTGCTGAAATTCCTGCTGCCCAGGTTCGAGCAAAAGAGCGGCGTCACCGTCAAGGTGATCGCCGTAGGATCGGGCAAGGCGATGAAGATGGGCGAAATGGGCGACGTCGATGTGCTGCTGGTGCACGCCCGCAAGATGGAAGACGAATTCGTGGCGGCGGGCTACGGCGTCAACCGCCGCGACGTCATGTACAACGACTTCATCGTGGTTGGCCCGGCCAGCGACCCGGCCAGGCTGAAAGGCGGCAAGGACGTGCTGGCCGGCTTCAGGAAGATCGCCGCCGGCAGCACCAAGTTCATCTCGCGCGGGGACAACTCAGGGACCGACGTGATGGAGAAGGACTACTGGAAGCAGGCGGGGATCGAGCCCAAGGGGCAGCCGTGGTACGTGAATGCCGGGCTGGGGATGGGCGAGGTGCTGACCATGGCCGCGCAGATGCCGGGTTATACGTTGTCGGACCGGGCCACTTATGGCGCGTATCGCGCCAAGACCGGATTGGCGATCCTGCTGGAAGGCGATCCCAGGATGTTCAATCCATATGGCGTGATTGCGGTCAATCCGGCCAAGCATCCTGATGCCAATTACGTGGATGCCATGAAGCTGGTGGAGTGGATTACCTCCAGGGATGGGCAGGACACCATTGCTGCGTACAAGGTGGAGGGGGAACAGTTGTTCTTTCCGAGTTACAGGGGGAAGTGA